A single window of Stigmatopora nigra isolate UIUO_SnigA chromosome 20, RoL_Snig_1.1, whole genome shotgun sequence DNA harbors:
- the LOC144213722 gene encoding uncharacterized protein LOC144213722 isoform X2 — protein MRSVANVMGSEDEGENATVNRRPSLAVLQNMLRKIPPSPFHDQHQSADPFQSADPFQSADPFQSADPFQSADPFQSADPFQSADPFQSPDPFQSPDPFQSPDPFQSPDPFQSPDPFQSADPFQSADPFQSPDPSSAHSAGPMSNQPVASYNPFRSRGSENGTQLEWVAGVGVNLDGCLASHGASANGLIGGVDPNSPAQRTEDPPEQLCSTGSDTGELFQGFLGDLNAEAAEAAEAAEAPEAPEAPSGGLLNPAGVSETGLRPSPKPNKTTGSGLFRCADGADIPRETPFAYSTSSGADVFSPSSNEGSPVVGELFGYGHGSGGAGDFFGTRPVSSRTVLDGGKHDILRATPFVQARNLSAASDSSPSESDLGQAKLVRRPPKPLPRSRPPRPDKSPAPQKPTQPENAREPELRGPPKPPPKPSKALPETVTELSAQFPDGKVFNSEDCYVLEDILLIGQEKCVEDWPEDSPQLDPDFKPSGKFRLRRESLKVTSAPDGEGREDFGSHVKKKERKYSFLSRGASKEKLSDHAKDARSWTLPLQGKSPKVDAKEGTSVLHFPSSVREYLDEASAQSPETGDGEPSWSEHHKKPLKNRVHQLLRRSSTSLVQQRSLGKEDVLLKKRPNLKESAARWHSQEGMLRGGVGEASAQPDDAYAGKGKKKFKMKFTPQKGSSNSWTEHTQGAHGWTPAHADSQDGQEQFLAAAKAWHRQEDLADFHPKQRSFSAETLEDDDEDAIDDRAKKTKMKTPIPLPRKPKTCQISPRPVESVSFARASLTQTSHQDDDRSDEEYGPSDGGSFKAPVVGHGYKQKKAKRKGGFGMAKKNKNKAWEGGAEEVALDHLSEAARAEWLAAQKDERAAAGLENGQGDGDTDSLMEWWNTVKQWDELSSDEESKDQDDSRSFATLADKVNRGLRVFNKVFTERAEVLWQHVVKLHALADHLATFHQKAKVAGITGGTTAAVGGVTAIAGLALAPFTFGASLIVTAVGVGVATAGGITSASASISDNVNNIQERKKVEAVLREYEFDFRDLAKILHFVNHGLYKLRGHPFLRSGTQHYSEDWEVRKAVQMISLVDSPVMRATEVTDANLDLVQRLHSGMDKYFKDSRDLKKAFKKEVVARIKEAGNMLNDGVVELNAIREELQAATGEF, from the exons ATGAGATCCGTTGCAAACGTG ATGGGGAGCGAAGACGAAGGGGAGAATGCCACCGTCAACCGAAGACCT AGTCTTGCGGTTCTGCAAAACATGCTGCGAAAAATCCCACCAAGCCCGTTCCACGACCAACATCAG AGCGCGGATCCCTTCCAGAGCGCGGATCCCTTCCAGAGCGCGGATCCCTTCCAGAGCGCGGATCCCTTCCAGAGCGCGGATCCCTTCCAGAGCGCGGATCCCTTCCAGAGCGCGGATCCCTTCCAGAGCCCGGATCCCTTCCAGAGCCCGGATCCCTTCCAGAGCCCGGATCCCTTCCAGAGCCCGGATCCCTTCCAGAGCCCGGATCCCTTCCAGAGCGCGGATCCCTTCCAGAGCGCGGATCCCTTCCAGAGCCCGGATCCCTCCTCAGCACACTCTGCCGGGCCGATGAGCAACCAA CCCGTGGCCAGCTATAACCCTTTCCGTTCACGTGGGTCG GAGAATGGAACGCAGTTGGAATGGGTAGCGGGCGTCGGCGTGAACCTGGATGGCTGTTTGGCATCTCACGGCGCTTCTGCTAATGGGCTAATTGGGGGCGTGGACCCCAACTCGCCAGCGCAGCGCACCGAGGACCCCCCGGAGCAGCTGTGCTCCACTGGCTCCGACACGGGGGAACTTTTCCAAGGTTTCCTAGGGGATTTGAATGCAGAGGCGGCAGAGGCGGCAGAGGCGGCAGAGGCGCCCGAGGCGCCCGAGGCGCCCTCGGGGGGACTCTTGAACCCGGCCGGAGTCTCGGAAACTGGGTTGCGGCCTTCTCCCAAACCCAATAAAACCACGGGATCCGGCTTGTTCCGTTGTGCCGACGGAGCCGACATCCCGCGGGAAACCCCCTTTGCTTACTCTACGTCATCTGGCGCAGACGTCTTCTCCCCTTCTTCCAACGAGGGCAGCCCCGTAGTCGGGGAGCTTTTTGGCTACGGCCACGGGAGTGGCGGTGCCGGCGACTTTTTCGGAACTCGCCCCGTGAGCTCACGGACCGTCCTTGACGGGGGCAAGCACGACATCCTCCGGGCGACCCCCTTCGTTCAGGCCCGGAACCTGTCGGCCGCGTCCGACTCTTCGCCGAGCGAATCGGACCTCGGG CAGGCGAAGCTGGTCAGGCGCCCGCCGAAGCCCCTTCCCCGTTCCAGACCTCCGAGGCCGGACAAGTCCCCTGCGCCCCAGAAGCCCACGCAGCCGGAGAACGCG CGGGAGCCCGAGTTGCGAGGGCCCCCCAAACCTCCGCCCAAACCGTCCAAAGCCCTCCCCGAGACGGTCACTGAGCTCTCGGCACAGTTTCCG GATGGGAAAGTCTTCAACTCGGAGGACTGCTATGTTTTGGAGGACATCCTGCTAATTGGACAG GAAAAATGTGTGGAAGACTGGCCAGAAGATAGTCCTCAGCTGGACCCCGACTTCAAACCG TCGGGGAAATTTCGACTGCGCCGAGAATCCCTGAAG GTGACCAGCGCGCCCGACGGAGAAGGACGGGAAGATTTTGGAAGTCACGTCAAG aaaaaggagagaaaatattcatttttgtcgAGAGGAGCCTCAAAG GAAAAGCTTTCCGATCACGCAAAGGACGCACGGAGCTGGACTTTACCTCTCCAAGGGAAAAGCCCAAAGGTAGATGCCAAGGAAGGAACGAGCGTCCTTCATTTTCCTTCTAGCGTTCGGGAATATCTGGACGAAGCCAGCGCGCAATCTCCCGAGACGGGCGACGGAGAGCCAAGTTGGTCGGAGCATCACAAG AAGCCCTTGAAGAACAGAGTCCACCAGCTGCTGAGGCGCTCTTCCACCAGCCTCGTCCAGCAACGTTCGCTCGGCAAG GAAGACGTCCTCCTTAAGAAAAGGCCGAACCTGAAAGAGTCCGCCGCGAGGTGGCACTCGCAG GAGGGCATGCTCCGTGGTGGCGTCGGCGAGGCGTCGGCGCAGCCGGACGACGCCTACGCTGGC aaaggaaaaaagaagtTCAAGATGAAGTTCACCCCTCAAAAAGGATCGTCCAATTCTTGGACGGAGCACACCCAGGGGGCGCACGGATGGACCCCGGCTCACGCCGACTCACAG GACGGACAAGAGCAATTCTTGGCTGCCGCTAAGGCGTGGCACCGGCAG GAGGACTTGGCAGACTTTCACCCTAAACAAAGAAGCTTCTCGGCGGAGACGTTGGAAGACGATGACGAGGACGCAATTGATGACAGAGCG AAAAAGACCAAGATGAAGACCCCCATTCCTTTGCCTCGCAAACCAAAGACCTGCCAAATTTCACCTAGACCAGTGGAGTCCGTGTCCTTCGCTCGCGCTTCTCTGACACAGACCTCCCAC CAAGACGACGACCGCTCGGACGAAGAATACGGCCCCTCCGACGGGGGCTCGTTCAAGGCTCCCGTAGTGGGCCACGGCTACAAACAG AAAAAGGCAAAGCGCAAAGGCGGCTTCGGAatggccaaaaaaaacaag AACAAAGCGTGGGAGGGCGGCGCGGAGGAAGTGGCGCTCGACCACCTGTCCGAGGCGGCCCGG GCCGAGTGGCTGGCGGCTCAGAAGGACGAACGTGCGGCGGCTGGTCTGGAAAATGGCCAAGGCGACGGG gatacggacagtttgatggagtGGTGGAacacagtgaaac agtgggacgagttgtcgtcagacgaagaatctaaagaccaggacgattcccg gtcctttgccactttggccgacaaggtgaaccgaggcctgcgtGTCTTCAACAAGGTCTTCACCgagcgcgccgaggtcctctggcagcacgtggtgaagctccacgccctggccgaccacctggccaccttccaccagaaggccaaagtagccgggaTCACGGGCGGCACCACGGCGGCCGTCggcggcgtgacggccatcgccggcctggccctggcgcccttcacctttggggcctcgctcatcgtcACGGCCGTGGGTGTGGGCGtggccacggccggagggatcaccTCGGcgtccgccagcatctcggacaacgtcaataacaTCCAGGAGCGCAAGAAG GTGGAAGCGGTTCTCCGGGAGTACGAGTTTGACTTTCGGGACTTGGCCAAGATCCTGCACTTTGTCAACCACGGCCTCTACAAACTGCGCGGGCATCCCTTCCTCCGATCGGGCACGCAGCACTATTCCGAGGACTGGGAAGTGCGCAAAGCGGTGCAGATGATTAGCTTGGTGGATTCGCCCGTCATGAGAGCCACAGAAGTGACGGATGCCAACTTGGATCTGGTCCAGAGACTTCACAGCGGCATGGACAAGTACTTCAAAGACTCCCGGGATCTGAAGAAAGCCTTCAAGAAGGAAGTGGTGGCTCGCATTAAAGAAGCTGGCAATATGCTCAACGATGGAGTTGTGGAGCTTAACGCCATCAGGGAAGAGCTCCAAGCTGCCACCGGGGAATTTTAA
- the LOC144213722 gene encoding uncharacterized protein LOC144213722 isoform X1 — translation MRSVANVMGSEDEGENATVNRRPSLAVLQNMLRKIPPSPFHDQHQSADPFQSADPFQSADPFQSADPFQSADPFQSADPFQSADPFQSPDPFQSPDPFQSPDPFQSPDPFQSPDPFQSADPFQSADPFQSPDPSSAHSAGPMSNQPVASYNPFRSRGSENGTQLEWVAGVGVNLDGCLASHGASANGLIGGVDPNSPAQRTEDPPEQLCSTGSDTGELFQGFLGDLNAEAAEAAEAAEAPEAPEAPSGGLLNPAGVSETGLRPSPKPNKTTGSGLFRCADGADIPRETPFAYSTSSGADVFSPSSNEGSPVVGELFGYGHGSGGAGDFFGTRPVSSRTVLDGGKHDILRATPFVQARNLSAASDSSPSESDLGQAKLVRRPPKPLPRSRPPRPDKSPAPQKPTQPENAREPELRGPPKPPPKPSKALPETVTELSAQFPDGKVFNSEDCYVLEDILLIGQEKCVEDWPEDSPQLDPDFKPSGKFRLRRESLKVTSAPDGEGREDFGSHVKKKERKYSFLSRGASKEKLSDHAKDARSWTLPLQGKSPKVDAKEGTSVLHFPSSVREYLDEASAQSPETGDGEPSWSEHHKKKPLKNRVHQLLRRSSTSLVQQRSLGKEDVLLKKRPNLKESAARWHSQEGMLRGGVGEASAQPDDAYAGKGKKKFKMKFTPQKGSSNSWTEHTQGAHGWTPAHADSQDGQEQFLAAAKAWHRQEDLADFHPKQRSFSAETLEDDDEDAIDDRAKKTKMKTPIPLPRKPKTCQISPRPVESVSFARASLTQTSHQDDDRSDEEYGPSDGGSFKAPVVGHGYKQKKAKRKGGFGMAKKNKNKAWEGGAEEVALDHLSEAARAEWLAAQKDERAAAGLENGQGDGDTDSLMEWWNTVKQWDELSSDEESKDQDDSRSFATLADKVNRGLRVFNKVFTERAEVLWQHVVKLHALADHLATFHQKAKVAGITGGTTAAVGGVTAIAGLALAPFTFGASLIVTAVGVGVATAGGITSASASISDNVNNIQERKKVEAVLREYEFDFRDLAKILHFVNHGLYKLRGHPFLRSGTQHYSEDWEVRKAVQMISLVDSPVMRATEVTDANLDLVQRLHSGMDKYFKDSRDLKKAFKKEVVARIKEAGNMLNDGVVELNAIREELQAATGEF, via the exons ATGAGATCCGTTGCAAACGTG ATGGGGAGCGAAGACGAAGGGGAGAATGCCACCGTCAACCGAAGACCT AGTCTTGCGGTTCTGCAAAACATGCTGCGAAAAATCCCACCAAGCCCGTTCCACGACCAACATCAG AGCGCGGATCCCTTCCAGAGCGCGGATCCCTTCCAGAGCGCGGATCCCTTCCAGAGCGCGGATCCCTTCCAGAGCGCGGATCCCTTCCAGAGCGCGGATCCCTTCCAGAGCGCGGATCCCTTCCAGAGCCCGGATCCCTTCCAGAGCCCGGATCCCTTCCAGAGCCCGGATCCCTTCCAGAGCCCGGATCCCTTCCAGAGCCCGGATCCCTTCCAGAGCGCGGATCCCTTCCAGAGCGCGGATCCCTTCCAGAGCCCGGATCCCTCCTCAGCACACTCTGCCGGGCCGATGAGCAACCAA CCCGTGGCCAGCTATAACCCTTTCCGTTCACGTGGGTCG GAGAATGGAACGCAGTTGGAATGGGTAGCGGGCGTCGGCGTGAACCTGGATGGCTGTTTGGCATCTCACGGCGCTTCTGCTAATGGGCTAATTGGGGGCGTGGACCCCAACTCGCCAGCGCAGCGCACCGAGGACCCCCCGGAGCAGCTGTGCTCCACTGGCTCCGACACGGGGGAACTTTTCCAAGGTTTCCTAGGGGATTTGAATGCAGAGGCGGCAGAGGCGGCAGAGGCGGCAGAGGCGCCCGAGGCGCCCGAGGCGCCCTCGGGGGGACTCTTGAACCCGGCCGGAGTCTCGGAAACTGGGTTGCGGCCTTCTCCCAAACCCAATAAAACCACGGGATCCGGCTTGTTCCGTTGTGCCGACGGAGCCGACATCCCGCGGGAAACCCCCTTTGCTTACTCTACGTCATCTGGCGCAGACGTCTTCTCCCCTTCTTCCAACGAGGGCAGCCCCGTAGTCGGGGAGCTTTTTGGCTACGGCCACGGGAGTGGCGGTGCCGGCGACTTTTTCGGAACTCGCCCCGTGAGCTCACGGACCGTCCTTGACGGGGGCAAGCACGACATCCTCCGGGCGACCCCCTTCGTTCAGGCCCGGAACCTGTCGGCCGCGTCCGACTCTTCGCCGAGCGAATCGGACCTCGGG CAGGCGAAGCTGGTCAGGCGCCCGCCGAAGCCCCTTCCCCGTTCCAGACCTCCGAGGCCGGACAAGTCCCCTGCGCCCCAGAAGCCCACGCAGCCGGAGAACGCG CGGGAGCCCGAGTTGCGAGGGCCCCCCAAACCTCCGCCCAAACCGTCCAAAGCCCTCCCCGAGACGGTCACTGAGCTCTCGGCACAGTTTCCG GATGGGAAAGTCTTCAACTCGGAGGACTGCTATGTTTTGGAGGACATCCTGCTAATTGGACAG GAAAAATGTGTGGAAGACTGGCCAGAAGATAGTCCTCAGCTGGACCCCGACTTCAAACCG TCGGGGAAATTTCGACTGCGCCGAGAATCCCTGAAG GTGACCAGCGCGCCCGACGGAGAAGGACGGGAAGATTTTGGAAGTCACGTCAAG aaaaaggagagaaaatattcatttttgtcgAGAGGAGCCTCAAAG GAAAAGCTTTCCGATCACGCAAAGGACGCACGGAGCTGGACTTTACCTCTCCAAGGGAAAAGCCCAAAGGTAGATGCCAAGGAAGGAACGAGCGTCCTTCATTTTCCTTCTAGCGTTCGGGAATATCTGGACGAAGCCAGCGCGCAATCTCCCGAGACGGGCGACGGAGAGCCAAGTTGGTCGGAGCATCACAAG AAAAAGCCCTTGAAGAACAGAGTCCACCAGCTGCTGAGGCGCTCTTCCACCAGCCTCGTCCAGCAACGTTCGCTCGGCAAG GAAGACGTCCTCCTTAAGAAAAGGCCGAACCTGAAAGAGTCCGCCGCGAGGTGGCACTCGCAG GAGGGCATGCTCCGTGGTGGCGTCGGCGAGGCGTCGGCGCAGCCGGACGACGCCTACGCTGGC aaaggaaaaaagaagtTCAAGATGAAGTTCACCCCTCAAAAAGGATCGTCCAATTCTTGGACGGAGCACACCCAGGGGGCGCACGGATGGACCCCGGCTCACGCCGACTCACAG GACGGACAAGAGCAATTCTTGGCTGCCGCTAAGGCGTGGCACCGGCAG GAGGACTTGGCAGACTTTCACCCTAAACAAAGAAGCTTCTCGGCGGAGACGTTGGAAGACGATGACGAGGACGCAATTGATGACAGAGCG AAAAAGACCAAGATGAAGACCCCCATTCCTTTGCCTCGCAAACCAAAGACCTGCCAAATTTCACCTAGACCAGTGGAGTCCGTGTCCTTCGCTCGCGCTTCTCTGACACAGACCTCCCAC CAAGACGACGACCGCTCGGACGAAGAATACGGCCCCTCCGACGGGGGCTCGTTCAAGGCTCCCGTAGTGGGCCACGGCTACAAACAG AAAAAGGCAAAGCGCAAAGGCGGCTTCGGAatggccaaaaaaaacaag AACAAAGCGTGGGAGGGCGGCGCGGAGGAAGTGGCGCTCGACCACCTGTCCGAGGCGGCCCGG GCCGAGTGGCTGGCGGCTCAGAAGGACGAACGTGCGGCGGCTGGTCTGGAAAATGGCCAAGGCGACGGG gatacggacagtttgatggagtGGTGGAacacagtgaaac agtgggacgagttgtcgtcagacgaagaatctaaagaccaggacgattcccg gtcctttgccactttggccgacaaggtgaaccgaggcctgcgtGTCTTCAACAAGGTCTTCACCgagcgcgccgaggtcctctggcagcacgtggtgaagctccacgccctggccgaccacctggccaccttccaccagaaggccaaagtagccgggaTCACGGGCGGCACCACGGCGGCCGTCggcggcgtgacggccatcgccggcctggccctggcgcccttcacctttggggcctcgctcatcgtcACGGCCGTGGGTGTGGGCGtggccacggccggagggatcaccTCGGcgtccgccagcatctcggacaacgtcaataacaTCCAGGAGCGCAAGAAG GTGGAAGCGGTTCTCCGGGAGTACGAGTTTGACTTTCGGGACTTGGCCAAGATCCTGCACTTTGTCAACCACGGCCTCTACAAACTGCGCGGGCATCCCTTCCTCCGATCGGGCACGCAGCACTATTCCGAGGACTGGGAAGTGCGCAAAGCGGTGCAGATGATTAGCTTGGTGGATTCGCCCGTCATGAGAGCCACAGAAGTGACGGATGCCAACTTGGATCTGGTCCAGAGACTTCACAGCGGCATGGACAAGTACTTCAAAGACTCCCGGGATCTGAAGAAAGCCTTCAAGAAGGAAGTGGTGGCTCGCATTAAAGAAGCTGGCAATATGCTCAACGATGGAGTTGTGGAGCTTAACGCCATCAGGGAAGAGCTCCAAGCTGCCACCGGGGAATTTTAA
- the LOC144213722 gene encoding uncharacterized protein LOC144213722 isoform X3 has protein sequence MRSVANVMGSEDEGENATVNRRPSLAVLQNMLRKIPPSPFHDQHQSADPFQSADPFQSADPFQSADPFQSADPFQSADPFQSADPFQSPDPFQSPDPFQSPDPFQSPDPFQSPDPFQSADPFQSADPFQSPDPSSAHSAGPMSNQPVASYNPFRSRGSENGTQLEWVAGVGVNLDGCLASHGASANGLIGGVDPNSPAQRTEDPPEQLCSTGSDTGELFQGFLGDLNAEAAEAAEAAEAPEAPEAPSGGLLNPAGVSETGLRPSPKPNKTTGSGLFRCADGADIPRETPFAYSTSSGADVFSPSSNEGSPVVGELFGYGHGSGGAGDFFGTRPVSSRTVLDGGKHDILRATPFVQARNLSAASDSSPSESDLGAKLVRRPPKPLPRSRPPRPDKSPAPQKPTQPENAREPELRGPPKPPPKPSKALPETVTELSAQFPDGKVFNSEDCYVLEDILLIGQEKCVEDWPEDSPQLDPDFKPSGKFRLRRESLKVTSAPDGEGREDFGSHVKKKERKYSFLSRGASKEKLSDHAKDARSWTLPLQGKSPKVDAKEGTSVLHFPSSVREYLDEASAQSPETGDGEPSWSEHHKKKPLKNRVHQLLRRSSTSLVQQRSLGKEDVLLKKRPNLKESAARWHSQEGMLRGGVGEASAQPDDAYAGKGKKKFKMKFTPQKGSSNSWTEHTQGAHGWTPAHADSQDGQEQFLAAAKAWHRQEDLADFHPKQRSFSAETLEDDDEDAIDDRAKKTKMKTPIPLPRKPKTCQISPRPVESVSFARASLTQTSHQDDDRSDEEYGPSDGGSFKAPVVGHGYKQKKAKRKGGFGMAKKNKNKAWEGGAEEVALDHLSEAARAEWLAAQKDERAAAGLENGQGDGDTDSLMEWWNTVKQWDELSSDEESKDQDDSRSFATLADKVNRGLRVFNKVFTERAEVLWQHVVKLHALADHLATFHQKAKVAGITGGTTAAVGGVTAIAGLALAPFTFGASLIVTAVGVGVATAGGITSASASISDNVNNIQERKKVEAVLREYEFDFRDLAKILHFVNHGLYKLRGHPFLRSGTQHYSEDWEVRKAVQMISLVDSPVMRATEVTDANLDLVQRLHSGMDKYFKDSRDLKKAFKKEVVARIKEAGNMLNDGVVELNAIREELQAATGEF, from the exons ATGAGATCCGTTGCAAACGTG ATGGGGAGCGAAGACGAAGGGGAGAATGCCACCGTCAACCGAAGACCT AGTCTTGCGGTTCTGCAAAACATGCTGCGAAAAATCCCACCAAGCCCGTTCCACGACCAACATCAG AGCGCGGATCCCTTCCAGAGCGCGGATCCCTTCCAGAGCGCGGATCCCTTCCAGAGCGCGGATCCCTTCCAGAGCGCGGATCCCTTCCAGAGCGCGGATCCCTTCCAGAGCGCGGATCCCTTCCAGAGCCCGGATCCCTTCCAGAGCCCGGATCCCTTCCAGAGCCCGGATCCCTTCCAGAGCCCGGATCCCTTCCAGAGCCCGGATCCCTTCCAGAGCGCGGATCCCTTCCAGAGCGCGGATCCCTTCCAGAGCCCGGATCCCTCCTCAGCACACTCTGCCGGGCCGATGAGCAACCAA CCCGTGGCCAGCTATAACCCTTTCCGTTCACGTGGGTCG GAGAATGGAACGCAGTTGGAATGGGTAGCGGGCGTCGGCGTGAACCTGGATGGCTGTTTGGCATCTCACGGCGCTTCTGCTAATGGGCTAATTGGGGGCGTGGACCCCAACTCGCCAGCGCAGCGCACCGAGGACCCCCCGGAGCAGCTGTGCTCCACTGGCTCCGACACGGGGGAACTTTTCCAAGGTTTCCTAGGGGATTTGAATGCAGAGGCGGCAGAGGCGGCAGAGGCGGCAGAGGCGCCCGAGGCGCCCGAGGCGCCCTCGGGGGGACTCTTGAACCCGGCCGGAGTCTCGGAAACTGGGTTGCGGCCTTCTCCCAAACCCAATAAAACCACGGGATCCGGCTTGTTCCGTTGTGCCGACGGAGCCGACATCCCGCGGGAAACCCCCTTTGCTTACTCTACGTCATCTGGCGCAGACGTCTTCTCCCCTTCTTCCAACGAGGGCAGCCCCGTAGTCGGGGAGCTTTTTGGCTACGGCCACGGGAGTGGCGGTGCCGGCGACTTTTTCGGAACTCGCCCCGTGAGCTCACGGACCGTCCTTGACGGGGGCAAGCACGACATCCTCCGGGCGACCCCCTTCGTTCAGGCCCGGAACCTGTCGGCCGCGTCCGACTCTTCGCCGAGCGAATCGGACCTCGGG GCGAAGCTGGTCAGGCGCCCGCCGAAGCCCCTTCCCCGTTCCAGACCTCCGAGGCCGGACAAGTCCCCTGCGCCCCAGAAGCCCACGCAGCCGGAGAACGCG CGGGAGCCCGAGTTGCGAGGGCCCCCCAAACCTCCGCCCAAACCGTCCAAAGCCCTCCCCGAGACGGTCACTGAGCTCTCGGCACAGTTTCCG GATGGGAAAGTCTTCAACTCGGAGGACTGCTATGTTTTGGAGGACATCCTGCTAATTGGACAG GAAAAATGTGTGGAAGACTGGCCAGAAGATAGTCCTCAGCTGGACCCCGACTTCAAACCG TCGGGGAAATTTCGACTGCGCCGAGAATCCCTGAAG GTGACCAGCGCGCCCGACGGAGAAGGACGGGAAGATTTTGGAAGTCACGTCAAG aaaaaggagagaaaatattcatttttgtcgAGAGGAGCCTCAAAG GAAAAGCTTTCCGATCACGCAAAGGACGCACGGAGCTGGACTTTACCTCTCCAAGGGAAAAGCCCAAAGGTAGATGCCAAGGAAGGAACGAGCGTCCTTCATTTTCCTTCTAGCGTTCGGGAATATCTGGACGAAGCCAGCGCGCAATCTCCCGAGACGGGCGACGGAGAGCCAAGTTGGTCGGAGCATCACAAG AAAAAGCCCTTGAAGAACAGAGTCCACCAGCTGCTGAGGCGCTCTTCCACCAGCCTCGTCCAGCAACGTTCGCTCGGCAAG GAAGACGTCCTCCTTAAGAAAAGGCCGAACCTGAAAGAGTCCGCCGCGAGGTGGCACTCGCAG GAGGGCATGCTCCGTGGTGGCGTCGGCGAGGCGTCGGCGCAGCCGGACGACGCCTACGCTGGC aaaggaaaaaagaagtTCAAGATGAAGTTCACCCCTCAAAAAGGATCGTCCAATTCTTGGACGGAGCACACCCAGGGGGCGCACGGATGGACCCCGGCTCACGCCGACTCACAG GACGGACAAGAGCAATTCTTGGCTGCCGCTAAGGCGTGGCACCGGCAG GAGGACTTGGCAGACTTTCACCCTAAACAAAGAAGCTTCTCGGCGGAGACGTTGGAAGACGATGACGAGGACGCAATTGATGACAGAGCG AAAAAGACCAAGATGAAGACCCCCATTCCTTTGCCTCGCAAACCAAAGACCTGCCAAATTTCACCTAGACCAGTGGAGTCCGTGTCCTTCGCTCGCGCTTCTCTGACACAGACCTCCCAC CAAGACGACGACCGCTCGGACGAAGAATACGGCCCCTCCGACGGGGGCTCGTTCAAGGCTCCCGTAGTGGGCCACGGCTACAAACAG AAAAAGGCAAAGCGCAAAGGCGGCTTCGGAatggccaaaaaaaacaag AACAAAGCGTGGGAGGGCGGCGCGGAGGAAGTGGCGCTCGACCACCTGTCCGAGGCGGCCCGG GCCGAGTGGCTGGCGGCTCAGAAGGACGAACGTGCGGCGGCTGGTCTGGAAAATGGCCAAGGCGACGGG gatacggacagtttgatggagtGGTGGAacacagtgaaac agtgggacgagttgtcgtcagacgaagaatctaaagaccaggacgattcccg gtcctttgccactttggccgacaaggtgaaccgaggcctgcgtGTCTTCAACAAGGTCTTCACCgagcgcgccgaggtcctctggcagcacgtggtgaagctccacgccctggccgaccacctggccaccttccaccagaaggccaaagtagccgggaTCACGGGCGGCACCACGGCGGCCGTCggcggcgtgacggccatcgccggcctggccctggcgcccttcacctttggggcctcgctcatcgtcACGGCCGTGGGTGTGGGCGtggccacggccggagggatcaccTCGGcgtccgccagcatctcggacaacgtcaataacaTCCAGGAGCGCAAGAAG GTGGAAGCGGTTCTCCGGGAGTACGAGTTTGACTTTCGGGACTTGGCCAAGATCCTGCACTTTGTCAACCACGGCCTCTACAAACTGCGCGGGCATCCCTTCCTCCGATCGGGCACGCAGCACTATTCCGAGGACTGGGAAGTGCGCAAAGCGGTGCAGATGATTAGCTTGGTGGATTCGCCCGTCATGAGAGCCACAGAAGTGACGGATGCCAACTTGGATCTGGTCCAGAGACTTCACAGCGGCATGGACAAGTACTTCAAAGACTCCCGGGATCTGAAGAAAGCCTTCAAGAAGGAAGTGGTGGCTCGCATTAAAGAAGCTGGCAATATGCTCAACGATGGAGTTGTGGAGCTTAACGCCATCAGGGAAGAGCTCCAAGCTGCCACCGGGGAATTTTAA